The sequence ttctaacaaaatattaaaaaaggcaCTAAATCATTGCAAAGAAGCACAATACTCCTCACTTGATCTGCAGGGGTAGTGTAACCCCAGCAGGATTTCACCGGCTCCTTTGCAGAAGTGGACAAGTTGATCCTAAAACCTGTGTGGAAATGCAAgggacccagaacagccaaaacCACCTTGGAAACAAGGGACGCAGTTGAAGGGCCAAGCCGAGAGCTGAGACAGCACAGCCCTGGCCATCAAGAACATTCCCTACCCACGGTCACCTTCTTCTTCTGAAAGGACAACTTAAGTGTCACTGACAGAGGTGTCTTAGAACAAGAGCTAAAAAATTCTCACAGTACAAGGTGCTTGGGAGGTAGTAAGGCTTTCATCCCCTGAGGTGTGGAAGCTGAAGTGAAAAATCCCAGAAATGAGAGAAGGCAAATGTCCTGAGGAATTCTCCAGTCTCACAGTTTGCGAAAGataaaaatttccccaaaccaTAGGGATATGACAGCAAAGGCCACACAGGAAGATTTCCCTAGAGCTGAATTGTTGCATCTTAAGCTCCACTTTGTTTCTGATGACAATTTTCCTGCATTTTTGATGTGGGACCACCCTTTCTGTTGTAAAATGATGCTAACAGTTggagttttttgttatttttatttcctccaatGGCAAAGTAAGGAGTTGGCAGGCCCTCTTTTTCTCACTTGATGGAAATATCCTATAACTCTGAAGGATCTCAAAGTTGGGAAGTACTGGGATGCAGCTGCCTCAGGGATGCTCTGCTGGGGTGCGGGGAGTGGACTGGCCAAGCTCTGTAAGGCGCCTTGGCAAAAGGAGGATACAGGCTTGGGTTccactcccagctctgccactgactcGCCGTGGGAAACTGAGCAAGTCACTACACCTCTTtgaacctctctctctctcgctctatctgcaaaatgaggatgatTCCCGCATCTTAAGGCTGAGCATTAAATCACATAATAGATTTAGGCCATCCTATGCACTCGAGCAAGTCTTCCGAGTCTAAGAGCTCAATGAGGGttcccatttttctcctctgtaagtTGAAGAGTTCTTGCTTCTTCAATTACTCTTTAGATCACCACTCTGCTTTCTTCTATATCTTCTCTAGTTTGTCACTGTCACTCTAGATGTGAATCTAGAactgctatgggtgtggcctagCTGTAAACAAGAGAACCTACTACCACCTCCTTCAATCTATGCTCTATACCTCCATTAATGCAACCTGAGTTTGCCATGAATATGTTTTGTGTTCTTATCTCACTTCTTTGGTATTTGTTGAGCTGAGAATACCTAACAGCTGTAGATCTTTTTCACAAGAATGTATGCAAAATCCTGTCTCCCATTCTGAACTTGTGCAATTGAAGTCTTAGACCTAAAATGAAGGGatttttaattttccccttttataCTTTATCCAATAGGACAAGGCACTCTATCCGACCAGATGGGGTCAAAGTAGACCCCAAATTGTACTCTTGTACTCAAGAAACCTAAAGGAACATTTAGCTGACTCTTTTTAGTCCAGGGAAGGAATGTTTATTTGAATATTGATGGAGTCCAAGGGTAGCTGGGCTGGCACAAGATAAGGGGCTGAGGGAAGACGCCTGGATGCTGTGGCTTTAGTTCCCCACATCTCACTGTATCAGGCTCACCCCAGGGGCCTGAGATGGTGGTTCCCTGCCTCAGGGCAATGGACCATCTGTCTGTCCCAGGCTGGTGTGGGGACTTGAGAGAACTTATAAGCACAGTGAAAGAGAGTGTGCAGGGCCCAAGGGTCTCCTACTGTTTCTTGCGGGGAGCCACATCCTGGGATCCTCCTGCTGATCCAAGCCCCCTGAGGGCACaggcccaccccctccctctccttcctcctggcaGCCGACTGTGTGCCCATGTTGCCGGAGGGACACCTGGGCCCGGCGGCTGCCAATGTTCAGACCACATGGAAGGCAAAGCGCTCTCTTTATTGCTCTAGCCTGGCCCGCCTGAGTGTTCCCAGGACGCCGCTCTGTCCTCATGGGCCAATAAGACGCTGTGGTGGTCACACTAGGGCCAGGCCTGGCTGCTCCGCTGGCACTGGCCTCAGTCAGTCTTCCTAAAGCCTGGAAGGCAAAGCCCACAGGACGGTGTGGGATTCAGAAGGCAGCCAggcctcccccccaccaccatcacTCCAGTTGCCCGAATACCCCTGGCATCTGGGATAAGGCAGTCACCCCATGGGTCTCCAGCAtgcacagccactgcaatgaacATCCCTCTATGGATGAGATAGAAATTCCCAGCACAGAGACACGCAGCCCCTGGCCTCTCAGCTTTGCCATGTAATAGTGGGCACAGAGCTGCTGGTCAAGAAGGagcatctctgggagttcccgttgtggcacagcagaagtgaatccgactagaatccatgaggatgtgggttcgatctctggcctcattcagtgggttaaggatccctattgccgtaagctgtggtgtaggtcacagacgcagcttggatcccccgttgctgtggctgtggtgtagctggcagctgtagctctgatttgaccccgagcctgggaatgtccatatactgaaggtatggccctaaaaagcaaaaaaagaaaaaacatctccTTGAGCCCTGCCAGCCACtctagctgtgtgatcctgggcaggTCActctacctctctgagcctcagtttcctcatcagtcaAGTGTAAGATACCTGAAACCCGCTCTCACCCCCAGCTGCTATTAGGCAAATAAAATCACAGAGAAGATATTGTTGGGAGAAGTGCAAAGTTCTACGAGAGAATGAGGAGTATTCACATCctctccacttttcttttcttttcctttttttggctgtgctcatgccatgtagaagttcccaggccagggatttaacatgtgccacagcagtgacaaatgctggatccttaacctctaggccaccagggaagtcccccTTTCCTTTTCAGAGCAGGTCACTCTGAAGGACTTTTGCCTCCATTCCTTACTTGATTTTCAAAACACCTTTGTGCCGTAGCTATTTTTACACCCATTTTCTAGTTGTGGAAACTGAAGCTAAAAGAGGCTCCCAGGGCCCCAGACATGGTACATTGGAGGAAGTAGGACTGAAACCCAGGCCCTATGCTCTTTCCTAAACGTTAAGCCTCATTTGCAACAAGAGGCCCAGAGGGGGTGGGAAAGTGAACAGAGGAAGGATATAAAAGTTACCTATGAGCCTAAACTTCTGAAAGAGCGGGATGAAGCCATGCAGGATGCTGTGGATCCGGTACACTGctcagaaacagagagaaaggtgGCTGAGCCTTGTGCCCCTTTGAGGACCGGGGGTCaggcccccctcccctctcttggACAAAGGCCTAACCCCTACACACAAAGCACCGATGGAATTGCAGGCTGCAGGTTAAACTTAGATAATAACCCTAgacttattattattaaaaacaaccatgaacagcaataacaatgccaggAAACTCTGCAAATTCAGGACCCAACTCCACTGACTGCCTTGTTTTCAGGATCTGGCTAATTCTGTTTGTGTGCCACTCTCAActgtttttgttgtatttttatggagctgcccatttttttccatgGGGTTTTGCCAAAGACCTCACACTGACCTTGAAAGCGGTCAGGAAGAAAACACGAGCATAAAGAAATCCTTACAAAATGTGTAGGTCTCGGCTTTCTGGCCCTTGGTGAGCCTCTGTGGCTGGTCCAGCCACCGCCCTCCCAGGTCTGGTGGGGGGGCCTTACCCAGCCCAAAGTAGATGCCAACGGTCTCCAGGGAGGCGAAGGTGAGCAGGCCGACCCCAAGGGACATGAACCAATCTGTGTGGGTGGCAAGGGAGAGAACTGTCAGCCTGTAGGtctgaacccccacccccagtcccacACTGCCCCCCACTCACCTGTGTAATAGTGATAACACACCAGCAAGGCCCCGATGGCAAAGCAGAGGAGGATGAAGTGGAAGAACTCATCTGTAAAGGCAGCGGTGGGGATTACTGTTTGcatcttctctccctttttaacTAATTAAAAGTATTCCTGTCTCTGCTCAAAGGGAGCTTTATTCAGAGAAGCTGCTTCTGACCAACCCAACTAAAACAGcaccccaggccccacccctttccaccctcccctcactttattatttttctaacacTGAATTTgttagattttcatttctgtgtttaTTCTCTGACCCCACCCCTGCTCCACCCAGTAGGATGGTGGTTAGGGATTTTGCCCAGCACCAAAAGCAGCCCCAGGCATGCAGAGGTGTCTGATGCTTTGTTTGTCGAATGATGCTAAATacaactgtaggagttccctttgcagctcagcggaaatgaatccgactagtatccgtgaggactggggttcaatccctggccttgctcagtgggttaaggatctggcattgccgtgagctgcagtgtaggttgcagacatggcttagatcatgagttgctgtggctgtggcataggccggcagctgtagctccgattcaacccctagcactggaaccctaaaaaagaaaaaataatacgtaaataaataaaactgtaaacaCTGGAAATGTGCAGTTTTAGATTAAAAGTTGCACATTGCTCCATTCTCCCTTCTTAATCCAACTCTTTAAAAAcaagcaatgggaaaaaaaaaaaaaagcaagcagtgATTGGCCAAACTTTTTAGGCATGTATGTAcgcattaaaacaaaaacaaaaacaaaaacaaaaacaaaagcaggatcACTTTGCATACCTGCTACTCTAccatttgctttcttcttctctttgatGGACTGGGGCCATCTTTCCATCTCTGAGCATCTATAGACCTGctctgttctttttgatggctacATAGTATTCCATGGTAAAAATGTACCCTAATTTATTTAACTGGTCCCCCACTGTGTGATTTTCTACACCAAACATCACTGCACATAATGTGTTTCTGTGGGCCTGATGCCCAGAAATGGAGCTTCAGGCTCTTCCTCATAGTTCACAAAGGTTGAAAGGAGTGGGGAGGCTTAACGCATAGGGCCCGCGCCTTGGGCAGGAAGTAGTTCAGGGGTAGTTTGTGAAGAAGGCCCCCTGCCCTTTGCCAGCCACCATGGGAGTCATGAGGGGAGAAAACACAGGGGCCTTGACCCAAGCAGAGGGTAGTGATGGGGAGAggcaaaaaagattttaaaaagaaaaaaagagaagacaattcAGAGATGGTTCCCTGGAATGAGGTAGGTTCTCTGAGGGGCCAAAGTCACTGGGACTATGTTCAGTGTGACCCCTGAAGTGCTGTGCACTTTGGACAAGTGTCCTGACCCCCTTGAGCCTTGGTATTCTCACCAACGAATTGAGGAGAGCAGCCTCTGCACCAGTGATGGATGGACGGGGTCTTGGATGGGAAGGGCTTTGTAAAGGGTAAAAGACAGGGTGAGACTACGCATCACTGCTGTCAGGGGCCATCTCTgaattgtcttctctttttttctttttaaaacaaaagagaggatggcatttctggttttgttttttccaggggaaaaaaaaaatcgaaagtATTTCTAGAACATTCTTGGCTCTGAAATCAGTTTAGcctctagggaaaaaaatacattatgcaGAACTAGacaacattttgtttttgtttctgttttgctttttagggcctcactcatggcatatggaagttcccaggctaggggtcaaatagagctacagctgctggccacagccacagcaatgcggaatctgagccatgtcttcgacctacaccacagctcacggcaatgctgaattcttaacccactgagtgagaccagggattgaacccacatcctcatggatagtagttggattcgtctctgctgcatcacaacaggaattcctagactTAACATTTAAGAAAGCAATAGGCTAAGGTCTGTTCAGAGATGTGTCTGAACTCTTTCCTCACTCAaatttgcagaaatacaaaatgaatTCCTAACAGAGAATTTTTCCCTGaatctttcctctgttttcttatgAGTCAGTAATTAGAAaatacaactatttttaaaaagaaagagatagcaaTGAAATGCAAGATCAAAGAGAGGACAGGATGGGTAGGGCAGTTTAttttgaaagagcaaaaaaaaaaaaaaattagaaataatctaaatgtctatcaaatgGGGAAAGGTAGGTACATCACAAGAGACCCACACTGTGGAACTGGATGCAGTTGTAAGATGTCATAAACATTCAGAAGTCACCATATCTGAGACAGTCCAGGAAAAGGCTTCCAGGAAGAATGGGAATTTGAGCTAAGGCTTAAAGACAAACAAGGCAGTAGGAGCTGGATGagggaagagtgtgtgtgtgcatgcatacacGTGCATGTTCATGTGGCACGGCACATGGGAGGCACAGCTTGAGACAAGGTAAGAAGGTGGGACCAAGTCACAAAACACAGTACAGTGAAGGGTTCAATTAGGTGAGTAGAGAGTCTGATGTTTGGGGAAGAGAACTTCAACTTTTAAGCAACTAGAAGTTTCAGGGCTGAAAAGATCAAGCCAGGATAAGGACTGAGGTGTATTCCAGCCAGGAAGGACCTGGGGGATtactcttgtttttttctcagattttagCCATCCACCTTTGTGGGTTCTTCCCTTTCTACACAGCACTGCTTATGACCTTCACAATTTCTTGATATCCAAAGATCATCTGTactaatatctatatatatatttttggtcttctttagggctgcacccatggcatacggacgttcccaggctagggtttgaattggagccgtagctgctggcctacgccacagccacagcaacttgggatccgagccaagtctgcaacctataccacagctcatggcaatgccggatccccaacccactgaacaaggccagggattgaaactgcgtcctcatagttactagtcagattcgtttctgctgagccaggacaggaacacTGTACTAATATTTACTTAacgtttctctttcttttgtttttggctgcacctgcagcatgcggaagttcctgggccagggatcaaacccccaccaagAGCTTCatcctgagctgcttcagtgacaaagctgggtccttaacccactgagccagcagggaatgccttgatgtttttctttaagcagattcttattttttaaaaatagatttacttgaggagttcctgttgtggctcagtggaaacgaatatgactagtatccttgaggacataggtttgatcccaggcttcgcgcaaggatctggtgttgccatgagctgtggtgtaggttgcagatgcggctcagatctggtattgctatggctgtggcgtaggctggcagctgtagctctgattagacccctggcttggaaaccaccatatgccatgggtgtggccctaaaaacaaaaaacaaataaaatagatttacttGAAAAAGTAACTTTATGTCACAACAGTAAGTGAAAAACTAGGACCCCatgtcttaaaaacaaacacaaggcACACAAAGCAAAACGGTGAAGATCTAGCTGTTCATTGCTTCCAGAAGGCTGTGCTCAGGATGGTCCTGCTGTCTGTGTTCAAAGGGCAGTGAGCAAGGGTCAAGGTGGCACAAAAGGCACGGGGGCCtcaagcagagaaagagaaagggaagggcaGTTACCTCCCTTGGGGGTATAAAGCCTCATCCTGAAGCCACCTGAACATGGCCTGCCCTTGGGAATCTCGCTTTCAGTCTAACGAGGTTCCCTTCCTGGCCCGGACCCAGGTCTCCCACTCTCTAAAGCTGGGCTTTTGCAACACTTCAAAATGTTTCCAGAAcaatttccatttgtttaatCAAAAACcatgggaagttcccatgtggcgcagtcagttaaggatctagtgttgttgcaGCAATGGGGCAGATGGCAAATgcgatgagggttcaatccctggcccaggaacttccacatgccacaggcacggccaaaaccaaaaccaaaccaaacaaaaaaccccacagactTCCTCCCCCGCTTTCCCTCCTCCCCGAAGCTTCCAGGATTCCAGGCCTGGAGCCCAGGAAGTCCCTCTGGTTCTTATCACTCCTTCCCCAGAGTTCAGTCTAACCCAGCCTCGCTGCTTCTTCAGCCTGCTCCCATCCCTCTTCGCGGCCGTTCAGCCTGGAGGTCATCTATCATCCTAGCGACTGGCGTATGTATAAGGCAGAAAGAGCATGGGACCAGTGCCAAGTGGCACTCACTAGCCGTAGGACCACTCCCtgtccttgagcctcagtttccatatctgcaaaatgggaaacCTATACCACCTTCTCAAGGCGATTCTAAGCTGAGGCGTCTGCAAACTGCAGGCGCCCGGCAGAGGTGGGCCATGATTACTGCTGTTCCCGGCCACCAGCTGACTTCCCACCCAGAGAAATCCTGACCAGACAGCGGAATCGGCTCTGGACACCCCTTTCCTTACCGTCCTTCTTTATATTCAGTCTTCTTAACTGAGAGGCCTCCACTTCTCCTGGGGAACAAGAGGCACAGGCATTTAACTTTGATGTGGGACAGCTGCTGGGATGCTCACTTTCCTGCCTCACTGAGGATGGCCCTCCTGGGTTCTACCTCCTGGGGCAGAGGGCGCTCACTGCAGGACAGGACAGGGTAAAGCTGGAGGGTGGAGTGGCTATGCTTGGAACCCCCACTGaccccctcctcctctgggggctgcgtccattctgttccatttccCCTGAGCCCAGAGGCCCCCATCCTAGGTCACAGTGACAGTGTGGCTAGTGATGGCACTAAGGTTGGGGCTGACTCattccccccttcctcccccaaggCTGTCTGTGGTCTCATCCCACCCCTTGGGATCCGGGCCTACTGCTCTCCCGTTGGAGCCTGCGCATTTACCACTCGCTGGGTCACAGCCTCTCCTTCGGAGTCCTGAAAATCAGAAACATAACATTAGTGCCCAAGCCAGCTTAACAGGGGCCATAGGGGACCCCTGAAAACACCCCTGCCAAATTCCCCAGCCCCCATGGATCTTTCTAGCTATAGAttgatgtcatttttaaaatttttattttaatggtcgCACCcccagcatagggaagttccctagccagggattaaatctgagctgcagctgcgccaacgccagatccttaaactcaACACGCTGGactggagatcaaacccaggcctccaCAGCACCTGGAGCTGCTACAGTCggattctttcctttcttcctttctcccttctttccttccttcctctctctctttctttccttttaatggctgtggcatatggaagttcctgggctagggatggaatcagagctgcagctgccggcctataccacagccacagcaacatgggatctgagctgcatctgcgacctatgctgcagtttgtggcaacaccgaatccttaacccactgagtgagaccagagatcgagccagcattctcacagacattatgtcattatgatgggttcttaacccaccatgccacagcaggaaatccctaGATTAGTTGGAGGGGTGggttggctgtgcccatggcatgtggaagttcctgggccaaggatcaaggatcaaactcacaccacagcagtgacaatgcaggatccttaaccagtaggccaccagggaactcctatagattgTTATGTATAATTCCTTTGTTCTTGCCTTAACCCTCTTTCTAACCTCCACCCCCCCGTCTCATGCCACATCCCACATGTTTGCTGAGCCCCAAGTGGACCTGCAGTCCCAGCTCTCACTGCTGTGCCCCTGACAGCAGCTGGCTCTCTTGGGGAAAAGATGGTGCCTGGCCTTATTCAACACCAATACCAGCAACATCTCTCCCCTAACAGACACTCACCTGATTCCTCAGAGGGCACCACCTCCCCAGGGGCACCTGCACAGAAGAGAAATCAGTGACTGCATGTCCATTATCCATCCTCTGGGCAGGGAGAGGTCACACAAGTGGGGGCCCCTGCCTGCCCTTGAGGAGAAGAAGGTGACAGGCTAGGAGGGTTCCTCTTCCCTCTAAAGGTGCTGAATGCAGCCCCTGAAAGCTGCTGCAGGAATGCCTGCCCCAGGTTACAAGTCCTCCAATGTGCCATGAGAGGCCAGAAATCCAGGTTTTTACATAAACTTCTTGACTATAAAAAAagctggtggagttcccatcgtggcgcagtggaaatgaatccaactaggaaccatgaggttgcaagttcgatccctggccttgctcagtaggttgaggatccagcattgccatgagctgtggtgtaggtcacagacggctcagatcctgcgtggctgtgctgtggctgtggccggcagctgtagctctgattagacccctagcctgggaacctccatgtgccgcggaagcggccctagaaaaggcaaaaaggtgaGCCCCAGGACGCAAGTTCCGGAAGGGGACACTTGGCTCATGGCAATAAACACTCAGTATGCTGAACTGTCTTTAGGGCTCACCTGCAAGTCACCAAAGAGAGGCCAGAAAGCACACCAAGAAAGCAGGAAACAAGACCCAGCAGCATAATTACTGAGTATCTCCAGTGTCTTGGGGGGTAATTCATTGTTTGGGGTGAGTAAGTCACAATAGTAACCATGTCTACATTTTCTGCAGTGAAAATGACTTATTTTCTGAtgagaatatgtatgtatgtgactgTTTCTCCCTCTCATTTTATGCTCACTGAAACCTTTCTTATACTACTTAATAgttaaagacatttttctaaatcAGGTAATacctgtttaaaaaagaaaggcagaaagaaaatcagaaaattcagATAAACAGTATAAGGATTACTCACAACACTACCACCCAGTGGCGGTCACTGGTAATATCTtaatattaaacatatttcatttacatttctttgaatgtGTACGATGTGttgtttcctgttctttttcttgggTTATTATCAGGTGTTGGGAGACTAATCAGATTACAGAAATGTTGGATTAAATAGGTTTTCTTATCCAGCAGTGTGCATTTCTAAgctgctttttttgggggggggttggcaAACTGATTCATTCTTACGAATTCCTCCATCTCATCAAAGTGTTACCAGGCAAAGTGCCATAATACGTACATCTCCTTGCTGCAAAAATCATGATGTGTAGAGACAATGACTCCATGATATGACTTTTGTAGAAGTCAGATCCTTAATTTTCCCTGGCACACTTAACCCAGTATTCCAAGAGAGGGTACTGATTATGTACCATTTTGCTGGTTGGAAAGTTGAGGCCTAGAAAGGTTGGTCACAGTCACTCTGAAAGCCTAGATTATAATTCAGAAGACATTCCAGGACTGTCTCACTGTAGCAGAAAATGCTTGCCGCCACCTCCAACTGCCAGTGGTATAACCACTCACTTTGCACCATCTCCTATATCCCATGCCCTGGACTTCCAACTCATGAAGCAGCCTCATCACCTTGTCTCATTCCAACAAAACCCCAAGGCTTCGAGTCCTTTGTTTAATTCTGTTTCCCCCAAAGCCACTGGACAACAAATTACCTCCATAGAGTTGAAGCTCATCCTTCAAAATGTCAGGCTCTCCATGCTCTGCACCTGGGTGGAGACAAAGCCTGTTAGTCAGCTCTCCCCCATCACAGCAGCACCCCAGAGTAGCTTCCCTCTCCTGCTGTCAGGAGCCTTAAAAAGTAACACAGTCCTTGAGCTAGGGGTGAGGTGGGCGGTCTTCAAGTGGCAAGAGAACCTTACAAGAGCTTTTCTGCTACTCTGACCACCCCCCTACTCCTGACCCTAAGGTGACTGTGGTCAGTTGACTAATGAAGAATTGGGggcctggagttcctattgttgttcagtgataatgaatccgactagtatccatgaggatgtgggtttgatctctggccctactcagtaggttaaggatctggcattgccgtgagctgcagtataggtcacagatgtggcttgaatcccatgttgctatcgctgtggtgtaggccagcagctacagctccaattcaacccctagcctgggaacttccagggtttttttttgtttgtttttttgtggccctaaaaagcaaacaaaacaaaacaaaaaaccaaaaaaccaaagaatTGGGGGCCTGGGAGGACCAGGGCTCACTCAAAGGCGGTACTGATAGTCACCATTTATTTAGTACGTACTGTGTACCAACACCGaacaaggttttttgtttttgtttttgtttttgctttttagggctgcacttgtggcatatagagattcctaggctaggggtccaatcggagctatagctgccagcctatgccacagccacagcaacacaggaaccgagccttgtcttcaacctataccacagctcatggcaacgcagatccttaacccactgagcaaggccagggattgaacctgcaacctcatagttcctagttggattcatttctgctacaccacgacgggaatgcctgaACTAGGTAATTTATAGTTAATATTTCACTCGATCCTCATGGAAATGCTGTGAAGAAGGCAGGagtacctcccctcccccattttacagataaggaaactgaggctcacaaaAGGTAAGTTATTCCCTGaaggtcacatagctaggaaGTGGTTCAAACCCAGGTGTGTCACCAAAGCCTGCATTCCTAATCATTTTTAGCCCCAGAACTATAATCCAGAGCTCAGCTCCAGCAACAAGGGAgcatccccagttgctgtggctgtggtgtaggccggctgctgcagctccaactggacccctcgcctgggaacttccacataccgtgggtgcagccctaaaaagacaaaaagacaaaaaaaaaagagagcgagagagagatcaaagctgttttgtgtgtttgttttttggcagcacctgtggcatgcagaaatttcctggccagggatcgaaactgagccacagcagtaaccagagccacagtaatcacaATCCccaacctcctgagccaccagggaaattctcaaagttgtttttttaaaaaacaaaattataggagttctctttgtggctcagcggttaacaatcctgactaggatccatgaggatgcgggtttgatccctggcctcgctcagtgggttaaggatctggcgctgccgaaagctgtggtgtaggtcagattctgaggtgctgtggctgtggtgtaggccggcagctgtagctccaattcaacccctaacctggcaacttccatatgccgcgggtgtggccctaaaagaaaaaaagaataaaataaataaaataaaaaaattataggagttcccattgcggctcagcaggctaaaaaccagacatagtctctgtgaggatgtgggttcaagcctcactcagtgggttaagaacccagggttgccacaagctaaGGCACAGGACACAGGtgcggctcaggtcccatgtcgccctggctgtggtgtgggctggcagctgcagctctgaatcagctcctagcctaggaacttccatatgccataggtgcagctataaaatgaaaaaaaatattgcttattcaaaaaagagaaaatgaaaaccatcCACAATTTAACCATCCAGAGATAAGCActattcac is a genomic window of Sus scrofa isolate TJ Tabasco breed Duroc chromosome 13, Sscrofa11.1, whole genome shotgun sequence containing:
- the TMEM40 gene encoding transmembrane protein 40 isoform X1; translation: METSGSPQDHSQVHRETEDLDHGETDFHTGLFSQEQHEREKPSSSSSSSSSSSSSSSSSSSGAEHGEPDILKDELQLYGGAPGEVVPSEESGLRRRGCDPASGEVEASQLRRLNIKKDDEFFHFILLCFAIGALLVCYHYYTDWFMSLGVGLLTFASLETVGIYFGLVYRIHSILHGFIPLFQKFRLIGFRKTD
- the TMEM40 gene encoding transmembrane protein 40 isoform X3, which encodes METSGSPQDHSQVHRETEDLDHGETDFHTGLFSQEQHEREKPSSSSSSSSSSSSSSSSSSSGKASDADQHPRVPGNRQQIQGPGIPCRDGSPGAEHGEPDILKDELQLYGGAPGEVVPSEESGLRRRGCDPASGEVEASQLRRLNIKKDDEFFHFILLCFAIGALLVCYHYYTDWFMSLGVGLLTFASLETVGIYFGLVYRIHSILHGFIPLFQKFRLIGFRKTD
- the TMEM40 gene encoding transmembrane protein 40 isoform X2, with protein sequence METSGSPQDHSQVHRETEDLDRAEHGEPDILKDELQLYGGAPGEVVPSEESGLRRRGCDPASGEVEASQLRRLNIKKDDEFFHFILLCFAIGALLVCYHYYTDWFMSLGVGLLTFASLETVGIYFGLVYRIHSILHGFIPLFQKFRLIGFRKTD